The region ACCGCTTTTCCGAAAAACCTGTCCTTCCCCCGTCAACTGCCTCATGTCCTCCCCCAAAGCTCCTTCCTCCACAGGCCGCAACATGGCCCTCATTGCTGCTTTCTTGGGCTGGCTGTTTGATGGATTTGAAATGGGGCTGTTTCCGCTGATCGGCAAACCGGCGTTGCAGGACCTGCTGGCCTCCCGCATCGCCCCGGAACTGATGACGGCGACCCTAGACCGCTGGTTCAGCGTGATCATCGCCACCTTCCTGGTCGGCGCAGCCACGGGTGGGGTGTTCTTTGGCTGGCTGGGCGACCGCATCGGCCGCGTGAAGGCCATGTCGTTTTCCATTTTCACGTATGCCATTTTCACGGGCCTGTGCGGCTTTGCCACCGAGGCCTGGCATGTGGCCATCCTGCGCTTCATCGCCTCCCTCGGCATGGGTGGCGAGTGGGCCCTGGGCGTGGCCCTGGTGAACGAACTCTGGACCAAGGGCAACCGCGCGTTTGTGGCTGGAGCCATCGGAGCGGCGGCCAATATCGGCTACCTGCTGGTGGCCGGGCTGAGCCTGGGCATGAATACCTTCATCGGCACCATGCGTAGCTGGACGCTGGCCCTGGGCGGCTCTGAAAATCTGGCGAACTACCTGCTGGACCACCAGGCCTGGCGCTTCCTCATGATCATCGGCGCTCTGCCGGCGCTGATCATCTTCTTGATCCGAATCTTTGTGCCAGAATCCGACAAGTGGGAAGAAGAGAAGGCCTCCGGCAAGACCAGCCACTGGAGCACGGTGGATCTCAACGGCGTGCTCATCGGTGCCATCGCCGCCATGGTCATCATCTGGTCTTGGTCGCCCATGGGCATTGATGCCGGGGTCACCACGGTGGTCGCCGCGCTGATCACGGTCACCTGCTTTGCCATCGTGGTATGGGGTTACCTGCTGCCCGTGCGCCGTTACCTGGGCCGTGCGGAAAGCGCCGGCAGCATCACAGAGCAGAGCCGCATCACCATCCGGCGGAATTTGATCCTGGGCGCAACTCTCGCAGGCATCGCCCTGCTGGGCACCTGGGGGGCAGCGCAGCAGAGTGCCAAATGGTCCAGCTCCTCTGAACTGAATGCCAATGGCTACACGAACGTGGCCCAGTTTACCCAGATCGCCACCTCCCTGGGAGCCATCCTGTTTGCCTTCATCGCCCCGGTCATCGCGAATATCCTGAATCGCCGCCAGACCTACTTCCTCATGTGCGTGGCCGCCCTCGGCTCAGCCCTGCTATTCTACAAGACAAACACCATCATCGGGCCTTGGTTCTTTGCCACGGCCTTCCTCATGGGCGGTCTCACGGCGAGCTTCTATGGTTTCTTCCCACTGTATCTGCCAGAGCTTTTCCCGACGAGCGTGCGCGCCACCGGCCAGGGTTTCTGCTTCAATGTGGGCCGCATCATCGCTGCCATCGGCGGTCTCCAGATCGCGAATCTGGTGGGTGTGTTTGGCTCCTCGGCGAATGCTTACTCCGCCCTCTGTGCGATCTATGTCGCAGGCATGTTGCTGGTGTGGTTCGCCCCGGAGACGAAGGGTAAGGCACTGGCGTGAGGCAGTTGCGGGAGCTCGGAGATATGCCGTGTGCTTTCTCCGCGCGGAGATTCAGTGAGCACGGGATTTGGGCCGCTGCGCGTCCGATGTTTTAGGATGCGGACAAGAGTGTCCGCGCTCCCCTCGTTGCCCTTAGACAGCCAAGGCAATGTGGTGGCATCGGTCGTGAACGAAGCCGTCCCGGGAGGAGCGTGGACACTCCTGTCCGCATCCACCCGCTGCGGGAGCGCAGCGACCCTGATTCTAATTCTAGAGGCCCATAGGCAGAATGCTGCGGACGGGGTTAAAGTCGTGGTGTGAAATTTTGCGCTCCCCTCGGAGCACTTGCGTTGAAGCATCCGCAGGCCACAGTGCCTGCTCCCCTTTTTTCCGTGGCCTCCTTTTACACTTACGAACAGCTCCAGCATTGGGCCGATGTGGCCCCCACACTGCAACCTCCGGCACGGCTGGCGGTCATCGGGGATCCCATCGGTCATTCGAAGTCCCCGCAGATGCACAACCCGGCCCTGCAAGCCTGCGGTTTGGATGCGCAGTATGTGCGGGTGCAGGTGCCTGTGGGCCGGGTGAAGGAAGCCTTTGACCTGTTCATTCAAAATGGATTCCAGGGGGTGAACATCACCATCCCGCACAAGTTCGAATCGCTGGATGCCGTGGACTTTGTGGACCCGCTGGCCCGCCGTTTGGGCGCGGTGAATACCCTGGCGATTCGCGAAGGGAAGATGCACGGGTTTAATACCGATGGCCCAGGCTTCCTGCGCAGTGTGAAGGAAGCCTTCGGTGCAGAGGTGAAGGACTTGCGCGTGCTCATTCTCGGCGCTGGCGGTGGTGCCGGGCGTGCCGTGGCCGTGCAGAGCGTGCTGGCGGGATGTCAGCATCTTTGGTTAGCCAACCGGACGGAGGCCAAGCTGGCTCCGCTGGTGCAAGAGCTCGCGTCTTTAGGTTCTGCCCAAGTGCAGACCTGCACGCTGGATCACGCCGATCTGGAAACTCAGTTGGCGGATGTGGACCTCATCGTCAACGCGACCTCCCTGGGCATGAAGGCGGACGATGCCCCGCTGCTGCCCGATGGCTGCCTGGAGTCCCGCCACTGTGTTTACGACATGGTGTATCGTGCCAGCGGCCCGACGGAACTCATCCAGGCCGCCGTCAAAGCCGGTGCTCGTCATGCCGATGGCATGTGCCTGCTGCTGCACCAGGGCGCGATCTCCTTTGAGCACTGGTTCCCTGGTGTCACCGCCCCGCTCGAAGCGATGCGGCAGGGGCTGGCGGATGCGAATGCCTAACCGAAGGAGTGGAGACGCACCTAGCGCGAAGCGTCTTGGAGTGCGGTGGCAGAGAGGCACGTGCACAGCGTGCCTCGGCGACACCGCCCTCGCCGAAGGAACACAGGAGCTTTTTTTGAAATTGTGGCGTTGGAGGAATGGGGGCATCAAGTCGGCATCTCTTCCATTTCGAACGAGGGCATGATCCCCAATGGGGTGGCCTACCCTGCGTTCGAAAGCGGTGTCGCCGAAGCCTCATGGCTCCGGCTTCTTTGCCACCGCACTCCAGGACGCTCCGCGGTTACGCACCGCTACCCTCTCAAAGGCACCACTTTGCGGTCCAGGTCATGGCTGGCATGAATGTGGCGCACGGTGCCGCTGCGGGAGCGCATGAGGATGCTGTGGGTCTCCACCCGATGGCCGATGAGCTTCACGCCGGGCAGTAGCGGGCTGTCGCTGATGCCCGTGGCGCAAAAGAGCGCGCTTTCGCCCATGATGAGGTCATCGCTGCGGAAGACCTGGTTCATTTCGGCTTCGCTGGTGGTGAGGGCCACTTCCGCGCGGTGCTCCTCATTGTGGAACCACATGCGCACATCCATGTCACCGCCCAGGCACTTTAGGGCTGCTGCGGCCAGCACAGCCTCTGGGCTGCCACCCATGCCCACGTACATGTCCACGCCGCTATCTGGCAAGGAGGGGGCCACGGCGGCGGTGATGTCGCCATCGGTGATCATGCGCAGGGCCGCGCCGCAGGAACGCACTTCTTCAATGATGCCACCGTGACGCGGGCGGTCCATAGTCACCACCACCACATCGCGGACATTTTTTCCCAGGGCTTCAGCGACAAAGGCAATGACTTCTTTCAAAGGCATGTCCAAGAAGCTTCGATCGCCCTTCTTCTGCAAGGCACGTTTCACCGCAGGGCCATAGGCCAGCTTGTGGCTGTAAAAACTGGGGATGTTTTTCATCGCGCTCGCGGCACCGTCCGGCTTCTGTGCAGCAGCGATGACGGAGATGCTGTTAGGCGTGCCCTTGGCGATATTCGTGGTGCCGTCAATGGGGTCCAGGGCAATGTCAAAACGTGGGCTGCCCGACTTCCAGGTGCCCAGGTGCTCGCCCACAAAGATGCCGGGAGCATTGTCCTTGATGCCCTCGCCGATGATCACCTCGCCCCGGATATCCAGGATGTCGAACACGCCGTAGATGGCGCTACATGCCGCTGCATCCGCCAGTTCCTTCTCACCTCGGCCTAACCAATGAATGGACTGCAGGGCCGCATTCTCCGTGGCGCGCACGAATTCAAATTCGAGCACGCGTTCGAGATCGAGAGGGCTGCGCAGGGGCGGTAGGTTGGAGGACATGGCGGTTGGTTAGGGAACAAGGCCCAGGTGACCCAGACTGCCAAGGGCGGAAGTGTATCCGATTTGGCAATCCCTGTTCAGTTCCCGGCAAGATAGAAGCCAGCGGGCAGGAATGGAAAACACATTTGCATTCATTTTCAGGCCTTGGCATCGCGGGTGGTTCCTGTCATTATTAACGGATGACCCTCCGCCCACTAGCTGATCTAGATGCAGATCTGCGTCAGGTGCTTTTGCAGCGCCTGAAGGTGCGCTGGACCCATACCTCGACAGCCTTGGAAGGAAACACGCTGAGTGAGGGAGAAACTCTGGGCGTTCTGGAGTATGGCCTGACCATCGCAGGCAAGCCGCTGGCTCACCACAATGAGGTGATGGGTCACAGTCGGGCCGTGGACCTGCTGGATCAAATGATTGGCCGAGCCCTAGCTCCGGCAGATCTTTTTGCACTGCATCAGGCGGTGCAGACGGCCGCCGTGGTGGATGCTTTTCAGCCCCTAGGAGCCTGGAAGGTGGAACCCAATTCAACTCTGGCCAAACAGGGCGGTAAAACGGTCATCAATGACACCTATGCTTTTCCGGCGGATGTCCCCGAGTTGATGAACGTCTGGCTCGGTGAGCTGAACCAGCGGTGTCTCGCTGCTACTACCGACGGATTTGAAGACTATGTGTGGGCTCATGCCACTTTTGTCCGCATTCATCCCTTCGCTGATGGCAATGGTCGAATGGCGCGTCTGCTAGCAAATTTGCCTTTACTAAACCGTGGGCAGATGCCGCTGCTCATTCCTGCCGAAAAGCGGCTAGCCTATATTGAGGCTCTCGCCACTTGGCAGCTCGCCTGTGGGCCCATGAAACGTGGCCAGGCCCTAATGGTGCAGGAGGAAAAACTGCAAGCCTTTCAAGACCTCTGTGTCGAAGCCCAGGCCGCCGCTCAGGCTATGCTGGACGAAGTTCTGCAACTCCAACAAAAACGCCGTCTCTTATGATCCTTTCCGCCCAGCATTTGACCAAGAAATTCCCTGGTGTCATCGCCCTGAAGGACGTGTCGTTTGACCTGCGGGCTGGGGAGATCCACGCGCTGTGCGGGGAGAATGGCGCGGGCAAAAGCACGCT is a window of Prosthecobacter dejongeii DNA encoding:
- a CDS encoding Fic family protein; this encodes MTLRPLADLDADLRQVLLQRLKVRWTHTSTALEGNTLSEGETLGVLEYGLTIAGKPLAHHNEVMGHSRAVDLLDQMIGRALAPADLFALHQAVQTAAVVDAFQPLGAWKVEPNSTLAKQGGKTVINDTYAFPADVPELMNVWLGELNQRCLAATTDGFEDYVWAHATFVRIHPFADGNGRMARLLANLPLLNRGQMPLLIPAEKRLAYIEALATWQLACGPMKRGQALMVQEEKLQAFQDLCVEAQAAAQAMLDEVLQLQQKRRLL
- the aroE gene encoding shikimate dehydrogenase gives rise to the protein MPAPLFSVASFYTYEQLQHWADVAPTLQPPARLAVIGDPIGHSKSPQMHNPALQACGLDAQYVRVQVPVGRVKEAFDLFIQNGFQGVNITIPHKFESLDAVDFVDPLARRLGAVNTLAIREGKMHGFNTDGPGFLRSVKEAFGAEVKDLRVLILGAGGGAGRAVAVQSVLAGCQHLWLANRTEAKLAPLVQELASLGSAQVQTCTLDHADLETQLADVDLIVNATSLGMKADDAPLLPDGCLESRHCVYDMVYRASGPTELIQAAVKAGARHADGMCLLLHQGAISFEHWFPGVTAPLEAMRQGLADANA
- a CDS encoding MFS transporter — encoded protein: MSSPKAPSSTGRNMALIAAFLGWLFDGFEMGLFPLIGKPALQDLLASRIAPELMTATLDRWFSVIIATFLVGAATGGVFFGWLGDRIGRVKAMSFSIFTYAIFTGLCGFATEAWHVAILRFIASLGMGGEWALGVALVNELWTKGNRAFVAGAIGAAANIGYLLVAGLSLGMNTFIGTMRSWTLALGGSENLANYLLDHQAWRFLMIIGALPALIIFLIRIFVPESDKWEEEKASGKTSHWSTVDLNGVLIGAIAAMVIIWSWSPMGIDAGVTTVVAALITVTCFAIVVWGYLLPVRRYLGRAESAGSITEQSRITIRRNLILGATLAGIALLGTWGAAQQSAKWSSSSELNANGYTNVAQFTQIATSLGAILFAFIAPVIANILNRRQTYFLMCVAALGSALLFYKTNTIIGPWFFATAFLMGGLTASFYGFFPLYLPELFPTSVRATGQGFCFNVGRIIAAIGGLQIANLVGVFGSSANAYSALCAIYVAGMLLVWFAPETKGKALA
- the glpX gene encoding class II fructose-bisphosphatase, whose product is MSSNLPPLRSPLDLERVLEFEFVRATENAALQSIHWLGRGEKELADAAACSAIYGVFDILDIRGEVIIGEGIKDNAPGIFVGEHLGTWKSGSPRFDIALDPIDGTTNIAKGTPNSISVIAAAQKPDGAASAMKNIPSFYSHKLAYGPAVKRALQKKGDRSFLDMPLKEVIAFVAEALGKNVRDVVVVTMDRPRHGGIIEEVRSCGAALRMITDGDITAAVAPSLPDSGVDMYVGMGGSPEAVLAAAALKCLGGDMDVRMWFHNEEHRAEVALTTSEAEMNQVFRSDDLIMGESALFCATGISDSPLLPGVKLIGHRVETHSILMRSRSGTVRHIHASHDLDRKVVPLRG